The Equus caballus isolate H_3958 breed thoroughbred chromosome 13, TB-T2T, whole genome shotgun sequence genome includes a window with the following:
- the WDR90 gene encoding WD repeat-containing protein 90 isoform X11 gives MARAWQHPFLSVFRHFKVDEWKRSAKEGDVATVMDKTLKCTVYRVRGSVSASNYIQLPRTGTQSLGLTGRYLYVLFRPLPPRHFVIHLDVFTEDSQVIRVSFSSLFKEFKSTATWLQFPFICEAGTPRKDAAGVPPTGARWTCLQLDLHDLLLVYLNRRYGHLKSIRLCASLLVRNLYTSDLCFDPAVTAPEARRAKLPVTPMPREMAFPVPKGQSWHDRYVHIRFPSDSSKGVSTLGQKNGSLPEAGLSALCSTGSAALSSTAAFLGHVPRLLPHSAPFNKPTQSCRVPSAPRPLPEISMSCERLEVSSVGGPSGRGQEPSAWAEATDKCVNSTNVHVSAHELAVVPVAPEDVAPHEPPCREQSGQQAALGKNRFQQRSFLPDPILRLKGVIGFGGHSTRWALWTKDGAAVVYPCHAVIVMLHVDTRQQRFFLGHTDKVSALALDGSNSLLASAQARAPSMLRLWDFQTGACLSLFRSPVHVVCSLSFSDSGALLCGTGKDRHGRTVVVAWDTAQVGRGGEAVLLTKVHTDADIQAFKVAFFDETRMASCGRGGVRLWRLRRGGLRSCAVDLGEHHALEFTDLAFGQDLDSCTLYVCGRSGHILEIDHQHMAVRRARRLLPTQTPSGPLPKRQTFSSGPGIAISSLSVSQVTCAVGSEDGYLRLWPLDFSSVLLEAEHEGPISSVCVSPDGLRVLSTTSSGHLGFLDVPSREYSVLMRSHTALVLALATKCRQEHLATVSQDHTVRVWDLVTLQQLYDFTSPKEAPRAVAFHPTQPTFFCGFSGGAVCSFSLEATEVLVEHRCHRGAVTGLATSPDGSFLFSSCSRGSLAQYDCAATQCRVLRVAANVVCQDAHMSPNALVVSGDSRLLAFVGPSKYTVTIMDTASLDELLRVDISALDGTSSRLDSAVAVCFGPAPPGHLLVSTSSNTVVVLDTTSGRMVRELSGVHPTACPSLALSRDGRFLLTAADRAIKVWDYLMQANLGCQVYIGHSEPVQAVAFSPNQQQLLSVGDAIFLWDILAPNERLPPGSVRGSPGAPPACEAGPGMRQLEDTVSGADGLPRWQVPVPSQASPPRLGPCAGLPEGGDGAFSVSDDEGPSEESHGPKGLRQASGSALLVKEADRVVDAACGAAGDSWGLSMPPHPCGQPSAQSPRRARAQPAAHPDSCEPFMSQGKASSLAKSVSSPPASSERLHLKAVVGYSGNGRANVVWRPDTGFFAYTCGRLVVVEDLHSGAQQHWLGHPEEISTLALSHDAQVLASASGHSSTASCGQIRLWEVPGGSCRQLISHRDPTVRALAFSPDDRLLITLGYDGDCTLALWSMSTYELLSSTRLPEPVHGVAFNPWHAGELACVGQGAITLWLLQQRGADVSLQVHRERIPEEVRAGKLTSLCYGAMPLLYCGSDTGQVCVWDTRACRCFLAWEADNSEIGVLLCSGVRLVSGSDSGRLRLWAVEAMLELRRKGSGARSSSVFMERELTLDGAIVSAVFHDSMDMGVAGSVAGTLWYINWAEGTSTHLISGHRSKVNEVAFSPSESHCATCSDDGSVRVWSLASMELVIQFQVLNQSCLCLAWSPPSCGRPEQQQVAAGYSDGTLRVFSISRTAMELKMRPHLAALTAIAFSADGQTILSGDKDGLVAVSRLCTGMTLRVLSDQRGAPISTIQSTSKEDGDFGVEGTDLWLAASGDQRVSIWASDWPQGHCELMDWLSFPAPALMEAPGCPVPSLAAFCPWDGALLVCAGLGVHREVIFYSLRHKQVVEKIPLPFFAVSLSLSPGARLMAIGFAECVLRLVDCTSGAVQDFAGHNDSVRLCRFTPAGRLLFTAAHREILVWEVTGC, from the exons GACAGCCAGGTCATCCGCGTGTCCTTCTCCAGCCTCTTCAAGGAGTTCAAGTCCACGGCCACGTGGCTTCAGTTCCCTTTCATCTGTGAGGCCGGAACACCCAGGAAAG ACGCGGCGGGTGTGCCCCCCACTGGCGCCCGCTGGACCTGCCTGCAGCTCGACCTGCACGACCTTCTCCTGGTCTACCTGAACCGGCGCTATGGCCACCTCAAGAGCATCAGGCTGTGTGCCAGCCTACTCGTCAGGAACCTCTACACCAGCGACCTGTGCTTCGACCCCG CTGTCACGGCCCCCGAGGCCCGGCGGGCAAAGCTGCCTGTCACCCCCATGCCACGAGAAATGGCATTCCCAGTGCCgaaggggcagagctggcacGACCGCTATGTCCACATCCG GTTTCCAAGCGACAGCTCCAAAGGAGTCTCCACGCTGGGTCAGAAGAACGGTTCCCTTCCTGAGGCAG GCCTCTCTGCACTCTGCTCCACGGGTTCTGCAGCTCTCAGCTCCACGGCGGCCTTCCTGGGGCACGTGCCACGGCTTCTCCCTCACTCAGCACCCTTCAACAAGCCCACACAG TCCTGCCGAGTCCCCTCGGCACCCAGGCCCCTCCCAGAGATCAGCATGTCCTGTGAGCGCTTGGAGGTCTCCAGTGTGGGTGGCCCTAGTGGCCGTGGCCAAGAGCCCTCGGCCTGGGCAGAGGCCACTGACAAATGTGTGAACAGCACCAACGTTCATGTGTCTGCCCATGAGTTGGCTGTGGTGCCTGTGGCCCCGGAGGATGTGGCCCCGCATGAG cctccctgcagAGAGCAGAGCGGGCAGCAGGCAGCTTTGGGCAAGAACCGCTTTCAACAAAGA AGTTTCCTCCCAGACCCCATCCTGAGGCTCAAGGGGGTCATCGGCTTCGGGGGCCACAGCACCAGATGG GCTCTGTGGACCAAGGATGGGGCTGCCGTCGTGTACCCCTGCCACGCGGTCATCGTCATGCTGCACGTTGACACCCGGCAGCAGCGCTTCTTCCTTGGCCACACGGACAAG GTCTCTGCCCTGGCGCTGGACGGGAGCAACTCACTGCTGGCCTCAGCCCAAGCACGGGCCCCCAGCATGCTGCGCCTCTGGGACTTCCAGACCGGGGCCTGCCTGTCTCTCTTCCGGAGCCCGGTCCATGTTGTCTGCTCCCTCAG CTTCTCTGACAGCGGGGCGCTGCTCTGTGGCACTGGCAAGGACCGCCACGGGAGGACG GTGGTGGTGGCCTGGGACACGGCCCAGGTGGGGCGAGGTGGCGAGGCAGTCCTTCTCACGAAGGTGCACACTGACGCTGACATCCAGGCATTCAAGGTCGCCTTTTTTGATGAAACCAG GATGGCATCGTGTGGGCGGGGTGGCGTGCGACTGTGGCGGCTGCGACGTGGGGGGCTGCGCTCCTGTGCCGTGGACCTAGGGGAGCACCACGCACTGGAGTTCACTGACCTGGCTTTTGGGCAGGACCTGGACAGCTGCACACT CTATGTGTGCGGCCGCAGTGGCCACATCCTGGAGATCGACCACCAGCACATGGCTGTGCGACGTGCTCGCCGCCTCCTACCCACACAGACTCCCAGCGGCCCCCTCCCAAAGAGGCAGACCTTCAGCTCGG GCCCCGGCATCGCCATCAGCAGCCTCAGTGTCTCCCAGGTCACGTGCGCCGTGGGCTCAGAGGATGGCTACCTGCGCCTCTGGCCCTTGGACTTCTCCTCCGTGCTcctggaggcag AGCACGAGGGCCCCATCAGCTCGGTCTGCGTCAGCCCCGATGGCCTGCGTGTGCTGTCCACCACCTCCTCGGGCCACCTGGGCTTCCTGGACGTCCCATCCCGGGAGTACAGCGTGCTGATGCGCTCCCACACTGCCCTGGTGCTGGCCCTCGCCACCAAGTGCAGGCAGGAGCACCTGGCCACTGTGTCCCAGGACCACACTGTCCGGGTCTGGGACCTGGTGACCCTGCAGCAG CTGTACGACTTCACGTCACCCAAGGAGGCCCCACGTGCCGTCGCCTTCCACCCCACACAGCCAACCTTCTTCTGCGGCTTCAGTGGCGGGGCCGTCTGCTCCTTCAGCTTGGAGGCCACTGAGGTCCTGGTGGAGCACAG GTGTCACCGAGGAGCTGTCACCGGCCTGGCCACCAGCCCCGACGGCAGCTTCCTGTTCAGCTCCTGCTCTCGGGGCTCCCTGGCCCAGTACGACTGTGCTGCCACCCAGTGCCGCGTTCTGCGTGTGGCAG CTAATGTGGTGTGCCAGGACGCCCACATGAGCCCTAATGCCCTGGTGGTCAGTGGGGACAGTCGCCTGCTGGCTTTTGTGGGTCCCTCCAAGTACACGGTGACCATCATGGACACAGCCTCACTGGACGAG CTTCTGCGGGTTGACATCAGCGCCCTGGACGGGACCAGCAGCCGCCTGGACTCGGCTGTGGCTGTCTGCTTCGGCCCCGCACCTCCTGGCCACCTGCTGGTGTCCACGTCGTCCAACACAGTTGTGGTGCTGGACACCACGTCAGGCCGCATGGTCCGGGAG CTGTCTGGTGTCCACCCCACGGCCTGCCCTTCCCTGGCTCTCAGCAGGGATGGCCGCTTCCTGCTCACGGCTGCTGACCGGGCCATCAAGGTGTGGGACTACTTGATGCAGGCTAACCTCGGCTGCCAG GTGTACATCGGCCATTCAGAGCCAGTGCAGGCTGTGGCCTTCAGCCCCAACCAGCAGCAGCTCCTCAGCGTGGGGGACGCCATCTTCCTCTGGGACATCCTGGCCCCCAACGAGAGGTTGCCCCCAGGGAG TGTCCGAGGCTCGCCCGGGGCGCCCCCGGCCTGTGAGGCTG GCCCAGGTATGAGGCAACTGGAGGACACAGTGTCTGGGGCCGATGGGCTCCCCCGGTGGCAGGTGCCCGTGCCATCCCAGGCATCCCCGCCCCGGCTGGGCCCCTGTGCTGGGCTCCCTGAGGGCGGTGACG gcgCTTTCTCTGTGTCAGATGATGAAGGACCCTCTGAGGAGAGCCACGGCCCCAAGGGGCTCCGCCAGGCCTCAGGCTCAGCTCTGCTGGTGAAGGAGGCTGACAGGGTTGTGGATGCTGCCTGTGGGGCTGCAGGGGACTCCTGGGGCCTCAGCATGCCCCCCCACCCCTGTGGCCAGCCTA gtgcccagagccccaggagagcCAGGGCCCAGCCCGCTGCCCACCCGGACTCCTGTGAGCCCTTCATGTCACAGGGCAAGGCCTCCTCACTGGCCAAG AGCgtctcctcccctcctgccagcAGTGAGCGGCTGCACCTGAAGGCTGTCGTGGGCTACAGTGGAAATGGGCGGGCCAATGTGGTCTGGAGGCCGGACACAG gcttCTTCGCGTACACATGCGGCCGCCTAGTGGTGGTGGAGGACCTGCACTCTGGTGCCCAGCAGCACTGGCTCGGCCACCCTGAGGAGATCTCCACGCTGGCCCTCAGCCACGACGCCCAG GTCCTGGCCTCTGCCTCAGGCCACAGCAGCACGGCCTCCTGCGGCCAGATCCGCCTCTGGGAGGTGCCCGGGGGCTCCTGCCGGCAGCTCATTTCTCACCGCGACCCCACCGTGCGAGCCCTGGCTTTCTCGCCGGATGACAGGCTCCTCATCACGCTGG GGTACGATGGCGACTGCACCCTGGCCCTGTGGAGCATGTCTACTTACGAGCTCTTGTCCTCCACCCGCCTCCCGGAGCCGGTGCATGGCGTGGCCTTCAACCCATGGCATGCCGGAGAGCTCGCCTGCGTGGGCCAGGGTGCCATCACCTTGTGGCTCCTGCAGCAGCGTGGGGCCGACGTCAGCCTCCAG GTGCACCGAGAGCGCATCCCTGAGGAGGTGAGGGCGGGCAAGCTGACCTCGCTGTGCTACGGGGCCATGCCCCTGCTCTACTGTGGCTCCGACACAGGCCAGGTCTGCGTCTGGGACACGCGTGCCTGCCGCTGCTTCCTGGCCTGGGAGGCAGACAACAGTGAGATTG gagTGCTGCTGTGCTCGGGCGTGCGGCTGGTCAGCGGGAGTGACAGTGGGCGGCTGCGTCTGTGGGCCGTGGAGGCCATGCTGGAGCTGAGGCGCAAGGGCTCGGGCGCCAG GTCCAGCTCTGTGTTCATGGAGCGCGAACTGACTCTGGACGGGGCCATCGTCAGCGCCGTCTTCCATGACAGCATGGACATGGGCGTGGCGGGCAGCGTGGCAGGCACGCTGTGGTACATCAATTGGGCCGAAGGTACCAGCACCCACCTCATCAGCGGCCACAGGAGCAAG GTGAATGAGGTGGCCTTCAGCCCCAGTGAGTCCCACTGTGCCACGTGCAGTGACGACGGGAGCGTGAGGGTGTGGTCCTTGGCCAGCATGGAGCTGGTCATCCAGTTCCAGGTTCTCAACCAG AGCTGCCTCTGCCTGGCTTGGAGCCCCCCGTCCTGTGGACGCCCAGAGCAGCAACAGGTGGCAGCCGGCTACAGTGATGGCACGCTGCGTGTCTTCAGCATCTCCCGAACCGCGATGGAGCTCAAGATGCGTCCCCATCTGGCTGCGCTGACAGCTATAGCCTTCTCTGCTGACG GTCAGACCATCCTCTCTGGAGACAAGGATGGGCTTGTGGCCGTGAGCCGCCTGTGCACGGGGATGACCTTACGTGTGCTGAGTGACCAGCGGGGTGCCCCAATCTCCACCATCCAGAGCACGAGCAAGGAG GATGGAGACTTTGGGGTGGAGGGCACGGACCTGTGGCTGGCTGCCAGCGGGGACCAGCGGGTCAGCATCTGGGCCTCTGACTGGCCGCAGGGCCACTGTGAGCTCATGGACTGGCTGAGTTTCCCGGCACCCGCCCTCATGGAG GCTCCAGGCTGCCCAGTGCCCTCCCTCGCTGCCTTCTGCCCCTGGGATGGGGCGCTGCTGGTGTGCGCGGGCCTTGGCGTGCACCGGGAGGTGATCTTCTACAGCCTCCGCCACAAGCAG GTGGTGGAGAAGATCCCATTGCCTTTCTTTGCTGTGTCCCTGAGCCTGTCCCCTGGGGCCCGCCTCATGGCCATTGGCTTTGCTG AGTGTGTGCTGAGGCTGGTGGACTGCACCTCGGGGGCCGTGCAGGACTTCGCTGGCCACAACGACTCAGTGCGGCTGTGCAGGTTCACCCCGGCCGGCCGGCTGCTCTTCACGGCGGCCCACAGGGAGATCTTGGTGTGGGAGGTCACGGGGTGCTGA
- the WDR90 gene encoding WD repeat-containing protein 90 isoform X13, translating into MARAWQHPFLSVFRHFKVDEWKRSAKEGDVATVMDKTLKCTVYRVRGSVSASNYIQLPRTGTQSLGLTGRYLYVLFRPLPPRHFVIHLDVFTEDSQVIRVSFSSLFKEFKSTATWLQFPFICEAGTPRKDAAGVPPTGARWTCLQLDLHDLLLVYLNRRYGHLKSIRLCASLLVRNLYTSDLCFDPAVTAPEARRAKLPVTPMPREMAFPVPKGQSWHDRYVHIRFPSDSSKGVSTLGQKNGSLPEAGLSALCSTGSAALSSTAAFLGHVPRLLPHSAPFNKPTQVSMSPEVQMHDPAASCRVPSAPRPLPEISMSCERLEVSSVGGPSGRGQEPSAWAEATDKCVNSTNVHVSAHELAVVPVAPEDVAPHEPPCREQSGQQAALGKNRFQQRSFLPDPILRLKGVIGFGGHSTRWVRRPMRLLACALWTKDGAAVVYPCHAVIVMLHVDTRQQRFFLGHTDKVSALALDGSNSLLASAQARAPSMLRLWDFQTGACLSLFRSPVHVVCSLSFSDSGALLCGTGKDRHGRTVVVAWDTAQVGRGGEAVLLTKVHTDADIQAFKVAFFDETRMASCGRGGVRLWRLRRGGLRSCAVDLGEHHALEFTDLAFGQDLDSCTLYVCGRSGHILEIDHQHMAVRRARRLLPTQTPSGPLPKRQTFSSGPGIAISSLSVSQVTCAVGSEDGYLRLWPLDFSSVLLEAEHEGPISSVCVSPDGLRVLSTTSSGHLGFLDVPSREYSVLMRSHTALVLALATKCRQEHLATVSQDHTVRVWDLVTLQQLYDFTSPKEAPRAVAFHPTQPTFFCGFSGGAVCSFSLEATEVLVEHRCHRGAVTGLATSPDGSFLFSSCSRGSLAQYDCAATQCRVLRVAANVVCQDAHMSPNALVVSGDSRLLAFVGPSKYTVTIMDTASLDELLRVDISALDGTSSRLDSAVAVCFGPAPPGHLLVSTSSNTVVVLDTTSGRMVRELSGVHPTACPSLALSRDGRFLLTAADRAIKVWDYLMQANLGCQVYIGHSEPVQAVAFSPNQQQLLSVGDAIFLWDILAPNERLPPGSVRGSPGAPPACEAGPGAFSVSDDEGPSEESHGPKGLRQASGSALLVKEADRVVDAACGAAGDSWGLSMPPHPCGQPSAQSPRRARAQPAAHPDSCEPFMSQGKASSLAKVGQSVSSPPASSERLHLKAVVGYSGNGRANVVWRPDTGFFAYTCGRLVVVEDLHSGAQQHWLGHPEEISTLALSHDAQVLASASGHSSTASCGQIRLWEVPGGSCRQLISHRDPTVRALAFSPDDRLLITLGYDGDCTLALWSMSTYELLSSTRLPEPVHGVAFNPWHAGELACVGQGAITLWLLQQRGADVSLQVHRERIPEEVRAGKLTSLCYGAMPLLYCGSDTGQVCVWDTRACRCFLAWEADNSEIGVLLCSGVRLVSGSDSGRLRLWAVEAMLELRRKGSGARSSSVFMERELTLDGAIVSAVFHDSMDMGVAGSVAGTLWYINWAEGTSTHLISGHRSKVNEVAFSPSESHCATCSDDGSVRVWSLASMELVIQFQVLNQSCLCLAWSPPSCGRPEQQQVAAGYSDGTLRVFSISRTAMELKMRPHLAALTAIAFSADGQTILSGDKDGLVAVSRLCTGMTLRVLSDQRGAPISTIQSTSKEDGDFGVEGTDLWLAASGDQRVSIWASDWPQGHCELMDWLSFPAPALMEAPGCPVPSLAAFCPWDGALLVCAGLGVHREVIFYSLRHKQVVEKIPLPFFAVSLSLSPGARLMAIGFAECVLRLVDCTSGAVQDFAGHNDSVRLCRFTPAGRLLFTAAHREILVWEVTGC; encoded by the exons GACAGCCAGGTCATCCGCGTGTCCTTCTCCAGCCTCTTCAAGGAGTTCAAGTCCACGGCCACGTGGCTTCAGTTCCCTTTCATCTGTGAGGCCGGAACACCCAGGAAAG ACGCGGCGGGTGTGCCCCCCACTGGCGCCCGCTGGACCTGCCTGCAGCTCGACCTGCACGACCTTCTCCTGGTCTACCTGAACCGGCGCTATGGCCACCTCAAGAGCATCAGGCTGTGTGCCAGCCTACTCGTCAGGAACCTCTACACCAGCGACCTGTGCTTCGACCCCG CTGTCACGGCCCCCGAGGCCCGGCGGGCAAAGCTGCCTGTCACCCCCATGCCACGAGAAATGGCATTCCCAGTGCCgaaggggcagagctggcacGACCGCTATGTCCACATCCG GTTTCCAAGCGACAGCTCCAAAGGAGTCTCCACGCTGGGTCAGAAGAACGGTTCCCTTCCTGAGGCAG GCCTCTCTGCACTCTGCTCCACGGGTTCTGCAGCTCTCAGCTCCACGGCGGCCTTCCTGGGGCACGTGCCACGGCTTCTCCCTCACTCAGCACCCTTCAACAAGCCCACACAGGTTAGCATGTCCCCCGAGGTCCAGATGCATGACCCTGCAGCT TCCTGCCGAGTCCCCTCGGCACCCAGGCCCCTCCCAGAGATCAGCATGTCCTGTGAGCGCTTGGAGGTCTCCAGTGTGGGTGGCCCTAGTGGCCGTGGCCAAGAGCCCTCGGCCTGGGCAGAGGCCACTGACAAATGTGTGAACAGCACCAACGTTCATGTGTCTGCCCATGAGTTGGCTGTGGTGCCTGTGGCCCCGGAGGATGTGGCCCCGCATGAG cctccctgcagAGAGCAGAGCGGGCAGCAGGCAGCTTTGGGCAAGAACCGCTTTCAACAAAGA AGTTTCCTCCCAGACCCCATCCTGAGGCTCAAGGGGGTCATCGGCTTCGGGGGCCACAGCACCAGATGGGTGAGGCGTCCCATGCGCTTGTTGGCTTGT GCTCTGTGGACCAAGGATGGGGCTGCCGTCGTGTACCCCTGCCACGCGGTCATCGTCATGCTGCACGTTGACACCCGGCAGCAGCGCTTCTTCCTTGGCCACACGGACAAG GTCTCTGCCCTGGCGCTGGACGGGAGCAACTCACTGCTGGCCTCAGCCCAAGCACGGGCCCCCAGCATGCTGCGCCTCTGGGACTTCCAGACCGGGGCCTGCCTGTCTCTCTTCCGGAGCCCGGTCCATGTTGTCTGCTCCCTCAG CTTCTCTGACAGCGGGGCGCTGCTCTGTGGCACTGGCAAGGACCGCCACGGGAGGACG GTGGTGGTGGCCTGGGACACGGCCCAGGTGGGGCGAGGTGGCGAGGCAGTCCTTCTCACGAAGGTGCACACTGACGCTGACATCCAGGCATTCAAGGTCGCCTTTTTTGATGAAACCAG GATGGCATCGTGTGGGCGGGGTGGCGTGCGACTGTGGCGGCTGCGACGTGGGGGGCTGCGCTCCTGTGCCGTGGACCTAGGGGAGCACCACGCACTGGAGTTCACTGACCTGGCTTTTGGGCAGGACCTGGACAGCTGCACACT CTATGTGTGCGGCCGCAGTGGCCACATCCTGGAGATCGACCACCAGCACATGGCTGTGCGACGTGCTCGCCGCCTCCTACCCACACAGACTCCCAGCGGCCCCCTCCCAAAGAGGCAGACCTTCAGCTCGG GCCCCGGCATCGCCATCAGCAGCCTCAGTGTCTCCCAGGTCACGTGCGCCGTGGGCTCAGAGGATGGCTACCTGCGCCTCTGGCCCTTGGACTTCTCCTCCGTGCTcctggaggcag AGCACGAGGGCCCCATCAGCTCGGTCTGCGTCAGCCCCGATGGCCTGCGTGTGCTGTCCACCACCTCCTCGGGCCACCTGGGCTTCCTGGACGTCCCATCCCGGGAGTACAGCGTGCTGATGCGCTCCCACACTGCCCTGGTGCTGGCCCTCGCCACCAAGTGCAGGCAGGAGCACCTGGCCACTGTGTCCCAGGACCACACTGTCCGGGTCTGGGACCTGGTGACCCTGCAGCAG CTGTACGACTTCACGTCACCCAAGGAGGCCCCACGTGCCGTCGCCTTCCACCCCACACAGCCAACCTTCTTCTGCGGCTTCAGTGGCGGGGCCGTCTGCTCCTTCAGCTTGGAGGCCACTGAGGTCCTGGTGGAGCACAG GTGTCACCGAGGAGCTGTCACCGGCCTGGCCACCAGCCCCGACGGCAGCTTCCTGTTCAGCTCCTGCTCTCGGGGCTCCCTGGCCCAGTACGACTGTGCTGCCACCCAGTGCCGCGTTCTGCGTGTGGCAG CTAATGTGGTGTGCCAGGACGCCCACATGAGCCCTAATGCCCTGGTGGTCAGTGGGGACAGTCGCCTGCTGGCTTTTGTGGGTCCCTCCAAGTACACGGTGACCATCATGGACACAGCCTCACTGGACGAG CTTCTGCGGGTTGACATCAGCGCCCTGGACGGGACCAGCAGCCGCCTGGACTCGGCTGTGGCTGTCTGCTTCGGCCCCGCACCTCCTGGCCACCTGCTGGTGTCCACGTCGTCCAACACAGTTGTGGTGCTGGACACCACGTCAGGCCGCATGGTCCGGGAG CTGTCTGGTGTCCACCCCACGGCCTGCCCTTCCCTGGCTCTCAGCAGGGATGGCCGCTTCCTGCTCACGGCTGCTGACCGGGCCATCAAGGTGTGGGACTACTTGATGCAGGCTAACCTCGGCTGCCAG GTGTACATCGGCCATTCAGAGCCAGTGCAGGCTGTGGCCTTCAGCCCCAACCAGCAGCAGCTCCTCAGCGTGGGGGACGCCATCTTCCTCTGGGACATCCTGGCCCCCAACGAGAGGTTGCCCCCAGGGAG TGTCCGAGGCTCGCCCGGGGCGCCCCCGGCCTGTGAGGCTGG cccaggcgCTTTCTCTGTGTCAGATGATGAAGGACCCTCTGAGGAGAGCCACGGCCCCAAGGGGCTCCGCCAGGCCTCAGGCTCAGCTCTGCTGGTGAAGGAGGCTGACAGGGTTGTGGATGCTGCCTGTGGGGCTGCAGGGGACTCCTGGGGCCTCAGCATGCCCCCCCACCCCTGTGGCCAGCCTA gtgcccagagccccaggagagcCAGGGCCCAGCCCGCTGCCCACCCGGACTCCTGTGAGCCCTTCATGTCACAGGGCAAGGCCTCCTCACTGGCCAAGGTCGGCCAG AGCgtctcctcccctcctgccagcAGTGAGCGGCTGCACCTGAAGGCTGTCGTGGGCTACAGTGGAAATGGGCGGGCCAATGTGGTCTGGAGGCCGGACACAG gcttCTTCGCGTACACATGCGGCCGCCTAGTGGTGGTGGAGGACCTGCACTCTGGTGCCCAGCAGCACTGGCTCGGCCACCCTGAGGAGATCTCCACGCTGGCCCTCAGCCACGACGCCCAG GTCCTGGCCTCTGCCTCAGGCCACAGCAGCACGGCCTCCTGCGGCCAGATCCGCCTCTGGGAGGTGCCCGGGGGCTCCTGCCGGCAGCTCATTTCTCACCGCGACCCCACCGTGCGAGCCCTGGCTTTCTCGCCGGATGACAGGCTCCTCATCACGCTGG GGTACGATGGCGACTGCACCCTGGCCCTGTGGAGCATGTCTACTTACGAGCTCTTGTCCTCCACCCGCCTCCCGGAGCCGGTGCATGGCGTGGCCTTCAACCCATGGCATGCCGGAGAGCTCGCCTGCGTGGGCCAGGGTGCCATCACCTTGTGGCTCCTGCAGCAGCGTGGGGCCGACGTCAGCCTCCAG GTGCACCGAGAGCGCATCCCTGAGGAGGTGAGGGCGGGCAAGCTGACCTCGCTGTGCTACGGGGCCATGCCCCTGCTCTACTGTGGCTCCGACACAGGCCAGGTCTGCGTCTGGGACACGCGTGCCTGCCGCTGCTTCCTGGCCTGGGAGGCAGACAACAGTGAGATTG gagTGCTGCTGTGCTCGGGCGTGCGGCTGGTCAGCGGGAGTGACAGTGGGCGGCTGCGTCTGTGGGCCGTGGAGGCCATGCTGGAGCTGAGGCGCAAGGGCTCGGGCGCCAG GTCCAGCTCTGTGTTCATGGAGCGCGAACTGACTCTGGACGGGGCCATCGTCAGCGCCGTCTTCCATGACAGCATGGACATGGGCGTGGCGGGCAGCGTGGCAGGCACGCTGTGGTACATCAATTGGGCCGAAGGTACCAGCACCCACCTCATCAGCGGCCACAGGAGCAAG GTGAATGAGGTGGCCTTCAGCCCCAGTGAGTCCCACTGTGCCACGTGCAGTGACGACGGGAGCGTGAGGGTGTGGTCCTTGGCCAGCATGGAGCTGGTCATCCAGTTCCAGGTTCTCAACCAG AGCTGCCTCTGCCTGGCTTGGAGCCCCCCGTCCTGTGGACGCCCAGAGCAGCAACAGGTGGCAGCCGGCTACAGTGATGGCACGCTGCGTGTCTTCAGCATCTCCCGAACCGCGATGGAGCTCAAGATGCGTCCCCATCTGGCTGCGCTGACAGCTATAGCCTTCTCTGCTGACG GTCAGACCATCCTCTCTGGAGACAAGGATGGGCTTGTGGCCGTGAGCCGCCTGTGCACGGGGATGACCTTACGTGTGCTGAGTGACCAGCGGGGTGCCCCAATCTCCACCATCCAGAGCACGAGCAAGGAG GATGGAGACTTTGGGGTGGAGGGCACGGACCTGTGGCTGGCTGCCAGCGGGGACCAGCGGGTCAGCATCTGGGCCTCTGACTGGCCGCAGGGCCACTGTGAGCTCATGGACTGGCTGAGTTTCCCGGCACCCGCCCTCATGGAG GCTCCAGGCTGCCCAGTGCCCTCCCTCGCTGCCTTCTGCCCCTGGGATGGGGCGCTGCTGGTGTGCGCGGGCCTTGGCGTGCACCGGGAGGTGATCTTCTACAGCCTCCGCCACAAGCAG GTGGTGGAGAAGATCCCATTGCCTTTCTTTGCTGTGTCCCTGAGCCTGTCCCCTGGGGCCCGCCTCATGGCCATTGGCTTTGCTG AGTGTGTGCTGAGGCTGGTGGACTGCACCTCGGGGGCCGTGCAGGACTTCGCTGGCCACAACGACTCAGTGCGGCTGTGCAGGTTCACCCCGGCCGGCCGGCTGCTCTTCACGGCGGCCCACAGGGAGATCTTGGTGTGGGAGGTCACGGGGTGCTGA